One window of the Xiphias gladius isolate SHS-SW01 ecotype Sanya breed wild chromosome 11, ASM1685928v1, whole genome shotgun sequence genome contains the following:
- the zic2b gene encoding zinc finger protein ZIC 2b: MKRTAVLARHNGLVSPLGNNNSGASSIVSPPPPRATSISASADSCAGGGTDGLLDFSKGPTVKTELVCKWIDRTSSRQRLGRTATSVCDQTFNSMHELVDHVTTEHVAAGLETLSHVCMWDECMRGGKAFKAKYKLINHIRVHTGEKPFSCAFPNCGKMFARSENLKIHTRTHTGEKPFQCEFCERRFANSSDRKKHSQVHTASKPYDCKALGCTKSYTHPSSLRKHMKVHIKSSPTSEPQDPYDSIPHQLQQPHQALLEPLDLKMNRLSPSLVNKNAHFPLLSNHELDSSSAGEADHKLLLQSSSPMAMPLDLSLSGLKSQLAQKQQSGRTPRRSQRSVNPALPQLSNIKEWYVCTRTTAPHFPLLHPDHIKSEPSDEEEYVT, from the exons ATGAAGCGGACGGCTGTGTTGGCCAGGCACAATGGCCTCGTCTCTCCGCTGGGGAACAACAACTCCGGAGCTTCGAGCATCGTCTCGCCACCCCCGCCGAGAGCCACTAGCATCTCCGCTTCTGCCGACAGTTGTGCCGGCGGTGGGACGGACGGCCTGTTGGATTTCTCGAAAGGCCCCACCGTCAAAACCGAACTGGTCTGCAAATGGATTGACCGAACTTCTTCGAGACAGAGGCTTGGGCGGACGGCGACATCCGTCTGCGACCAAACTTTCAACTCCATGCACGAGCTGGTGGACCACGTCACCACCGAGCATGTAGCAGCGGGGCTCGAGACCCTCAGTCATGTCTGCATGTGGGACGAGTGCATGCGCGGCGGGAAGGCGTTCAAAGCCAAATACAAACTCATCAACCACATTCGCGTGCACACCGGGGAAAAGCCCTTTTCATGCGCATTTCCCAACTGCGGCAAGATGTTCGCACGCTCCGAAAACCTCAAGATtcacacgcgcacgcacactg GTGAGAAGCCATTCCAGTGTGAGTTTTGCGAGCGACGCTTCGCCAACAGCAGCGACCGGAAGAAGCACTCACAGGTCCACACGGCCTCAAAGCCCTATGACTGCAAGGCCCTGGGCTGCACCAAGTCCTACACCCACCCCAGCTCCCTGCGCAAACACATGAAGGTTCACATCAAGTCGTCACCTACCTCTGAACCCCAGGACCCATACGACTCCATCCCTCATCAACTCCAACAACCTCATCAGGCTCTACTCGAGCCCCTCGATCTTAAAATGAACCGCCTCTCTCCATCACTTGTTAACAAAAATGCTCACTTTCCTCTTCTGTCTAATCACGAATTGGATAGCAGCTCAGCCGGTGAAGCGGATCATAAGCTTCTGCTGCAGAGTTCGTCTCCAATGGCAATGCCTCTGGATCTCTCACTGTCAGGCCTGAAGAGTCAGCTAGCCCAGAAGCAGCAGAGTGGAAGGACCCCACGGAGGAGCCAGCGCTCAGTCAACCCAGCCTTACCTCAGTTGTCTAACATTAAAGAGTGGTATGTCTGTACCAGGACTACAGCACCACACTTTCCTCTACTTCACCCAGACCACATCAAATCAGAACCTAGTGATGAGGAGGAGTACGTCACGTAG